The Planctomycetota bacterium genome window below encodes:
- the rpoB gene encoding DNA-directed RNA polymerase subunit beta, with protein sequence MQQVSYQRSQTKYMAPSSDSLQLEAYERFVQKELLPGRRKRIGLELLFSETFPIKSYDGSVSLEYLYYEITPPRYTPDECRDLKRTYGAPLKARLRLNKPEPIEETVYLGEIPLMIGGGEFVINGVERIVVSQLHRSPGVDFRVEKTGEKKDYSAWIIPQRGSWIEITIGKKEIVFLRIDQGGKLPVTTFLRAMDESLSTNAQIINAFYKVEKINLEKDVLAAQDKYAAEDVIDSENNKTVLKAGEKITESTVRFLSESKIKSLKIIADSEHNLMIINTLAEDATKSHEEALQKIYQRLRPGMPIQLDRAKTVFHERFFDENRYQLGKVGRFRINRKFGLNIPETQNTVQKDDIIESTKYLIKVLRGEGTPDDIDDLGNRRVRTIDELATDEMRKGFLRMKRAITERLSHQLDPEITPRGLINSKMVSSFLEYFFERSELSQVVDQTNPIAQLTHERRLSALGPGGLNRKRAGFEVRDVHISHYGRICPIETPEGANIGLITSLGIYASVDKYGFLVTPYRKVEKGKISDDIHYLRADEEKDKAIASADTPIDQYNRLIGTKIIARINGEFHSTPVDKIEYIDVSPQQIIGLTASLIPFLEHDDANRALMGANMQRQAVPLMNLEQPLVSTGIEKYAAKNSAMVVRATREGTVIKVTGDEIAIRSEEEGNTDVEIYKLRKYAGSTERTCINQKAIVREGDEIKKGQVIADGPGICNAELSLGKNILIAFMPWEGYNFEDAIVVSEHLVKENTLTSIHIEEFEAELRETKLGREEFTRDIPNISEKALKNLDEKGIIRVGTKVKPGDILVGKIAPKSKSELTPEEKLLHAIFGKAGEDVKNESLEVPPGVEGVVIDTKHFARRLYVSEKEKTEVERKVKRIERDFYNKIELELAENIKPIEKITGKRLLPRPVTYGSRGTIKDISDLKVKLNLNEKGIEFSNRSEKDQVESRIQRLINKCEKIENDKDNKVNTLMRGDDLPTGVQEMVRVKISIKRNLSVGDKLAGRHGNKGVVSKIVPEEDMPYMEDGTPVDIILNPLGVPSRMNVGQILETHLGLYAKNMNIRIQTPVFDGPTEQKINDSLNEMKLPTDGKISLYDGRTGLPFKEKVMIGYAYIMKLNHLVDDKIHARAIGPYSLITQQPLGGKARYGGQRFGEMEVWALEAYGAAHTLQEMLTVKSDDVDGRTKIYESIIKGENTLEPNVPTSFEVLTNEIRGLCLSLKLEKDKKKSIL encoded by the coding sequence ATGCAACAAGTAAGCTACCAGAGATCCCAAACAAAATATATGGCACCTTCCTCGGATTCACTTCAATTAGAAGCCTATGAACGCTTCGTCCAGAAAGAATTATTACCTGGACGCAGGAAAAGAATCGGCCTGGAATTGCTTTTCAGCGAAACATTCCCCATTAAATCTTATGACGGCAGCGTATCACTGGAATACCTTTATTATGAAATAACTCCCCCGCGTTACACACCCGATGAATGCCGCGATTTAAAAAGGACTTACGGCGCACCGTTAAAAGCCAGGTTACGTTTAAATAAACCGGAACCTATCGAGGAAACTGTCTATCTTGGAGAAATCCCGCTTATGATAGGCGGAGGGGAATTCGTCATTAACGGCGTGGAAAGAATCGTCGTAAGCCAGTTACACCGTTCACCGGGAGTTGATTTCCGGGTGGAAAAAACAGGGGAAAAGAAAGACTACTCCGCCTGGATTATCCCACAACGCGGCAGCTGGATTGAAATAACTATCGGCAAGAAAGAAATTGTTTTCCTCAGGATTGACCAGGGTGGTAAATTACCTGTGACCACATTCTTAAGGGCAATGGATGAATCTTTATCCACCAATGCACAGATTATCAACGCTTTCTACAAAGTGGAAAAAATCAATCTGGAAAAAGACGTCTTAGCTGCTCAGGATAAGTATGCGGCCGAGGATGTCATTGATTCGGAAAACAACAAAACCGTCTTAAAAGCAGGTGAAAAAATCACGGAAAGCACAGTCCGTTTCCTTTCCGAATCAAAGATAAAATCCCTTAAAATAATAGCCGACTCCGAGCATAATCTGATGATTATTAACACTCTGGCCGAAGACGCAACCAAATCTCATGAAGAAGCCTTACAAAAAATTTACCAGCGTTTGCGTCCGGGAATGCCAATCCAATTAGATAGGGCAAAAACCGTATTCCACGAACGGTTCTTTGATGAAAACCGTTATCAACTCGGCAAGGTCGGGCGTTTCAGGATAAACCGCAAATTCGGATTGAACATACCGGAAACCCAAAATACCGTGCAGAAAGACGATATTATCGAATCCACTAAATATTTAATTAAAGTGTTACGTGGCGAAGGAACCCCGGATGATATTGATGATTTAGGCAATAGGCGTGTCCGTACCATTGATGAACTTGCTACGGATGAAATGCGCAAGGGATTTTTACGCATGAAACGTGCCATTACGGAAAGATTAAGCCATCAGTTAGATCCGGAAATTACGCCAAGAGGCTTAATTAACTCTAAAATGGTTTCTTCATTCCTTGAATATTTCTTCGAAAGAAGCGAACTTTCCCAGGTCGTCGACCAGACTAACCCGATTGCCCAACTGACGCATGAAAGACGATTGAGCGCATTGGGCCCGGGAGGATTGAACCGCAAGCGCGCCGGATTTGAAGTGCGTGACGTCCATATTTCACATTACGGGCGCATCTGCCCTATCGAAACACCGGAAGGCGCAAACATCGGATTAATCACTTCGCTTGGAATATACGCCTCGGTTGACAAATACGGATTTTTAGTCACCCCTTACCGCAAAGTGGAAAAAGGTAAAATATCTGATGATATCCATTATTTACGCGCTGATGAAGAAAAAGACAAAGCCATCGCATCGGCTGATACTCCGATTGACCAGTATAACAGGCTTATCGGAACTAAAATAATTGCGCGTATTAACGGGGAATTCCATTCTACTCCGGTTGATAAAATCGAGTATATTGATGTTTCCCCTCAGCAAATTATCGGGCTTACCGCCAGTTTGATTCCGTTTTTGGAACATGACGACGCAAACCGTGCGTTGATGGGCGCGAATATGCAGCGCCAGGCCGTTCCTCTCATGAACCTTGAACAACCTTTAGTTTCAACCGGAATAGAAAAATATGCCGCTAAAAACTCGGCGATGGTCGTCCGTGCTACCAGGGAAGGAACCGTAATCAAAGTAACCGGAGATGAAATTGCCATCCGCAGCGAAGAAGAAGGCAATACGGATGTGGAAATATACAAGCTTCGCAAATACGCCGGTTCGACAGAAAGGACCTGCATCAACCAAAAAGCAATCGTGCGCGAAGGCGATGAAATCAAGAAAGGGCAAGTAATCGCCGATGGACCGGGAATATGCAACGCCGAATTATCACTCGGGAAAAACATACTGATCGCTTTTATGCCATGGGAAGGTTACAACTTTGAAGACGCGATTGTTGTCAGTGAACACCTGGTTAAGGAAAACACTTTAACGTCAATTCACATAGAAGAGTTCGAAGCCGAGCTTAGGGAAACCAAGCTTGGACGCGAAGAATTCACACGCGATATTCCGAATATTTCCGAAAAAGCCTTGAAAAACCTGGATGAAAAAGGGATTATCCGCGTAGGGACAAAAGTTAAGCCGGGCGACATCCTGGTAGGCAAAATCGCACCAAAAAGTAAAAGTGAGTTGACTCCGGAAGAAAAACTTTTGCATGCCATCTTCGGCAAGGCCGGTGAAGACGTGAAAAACGAGTCACTGGAAGTGCCGCCTGGAGTAGAAGGAGTGGTCATAGATACCAAGCACTTCGCACGACGTTTATATGTTAGCGAAAAAGAAAAAACGGAAGTGGAAAGAAAAGTCAAAAGAATCGAACGTGATTTTTACAATAAAATAGAGCTTGAATTAGCTGAAAATATCAAACCGATAGAAAAAATTACAGGCAAACGATTATTGCCCAGGCCGGTTACTTACGGTTCGCGCGGAACAATAAAAGATATCAGTGACCTTAAAGTAAAACTTAACTTGAATGAAAAAGGTATTGAATTTTCCAACCGCAGCGAAAAAGACCAGGTTGAATCAAGAATTCAAAGACTGATTAACAAATGCGAGAAAATAGAAAACGACAAAGACAACAAAGTAAACACCCTGATGCGCGGTGATGATTTACCCACCGGAGTCCAAGAAATGGTCAGGGTAAAAATCTCAATTAAGCGTAACCTTTCCGTGGGAGATAAACTTGCCGGAAGGCACGGGAATAAAGGTGTCGTATCTAAAATAGTGCCCGAAGAAGACATGCCTTACATGGAAGATGGCACTCCCGTGGATATTATACTTAACCCACTGGGCGTCCCGTCAAGAATGAACGTCGGGCAAATACTGGAAACGCACCTCGGTTTATACGCGAAAAACATGAATATCCGGATTCAAACACCGGTGTTTGACGGGCCAACCGAACAAAAAATTAATGACTCCTTGAATGAAATGAAGTTGCCGACTGACGGAAAAATATCCTTGTATGACGGCAGGACAGGACTGCCTTTCAAGGAAAAAGTCATGATCGGTTATGCTTATATCATGAAACTGAACCACCTTGTTGATGATAAGATTCATGCCAGGGCAATCGGACCTTATTCGCTTATCACCCAGCAACCGCTCGGCGGCAAAGCCCGTTACGGCGGCCAGCGATTCGGCGAAATGGAAGTGTGGGCGCTGGAAGCATACGGAGCCGCACATACACTCCAAGAAATGCTTACGGTAAAAAGTGATGATGTCGATGGCAGAACAAAAATATACGAATCTATTATCAAGGGAGAAAACACCCTGGAACCTAACGTACCAACATCATTTGAAGTGTTGACGAATGAAATAAGAGGGTTATGCCTGAGTTTGAAACTGGAAAAAGATAAAAAGAAAAGTATTTTATAA
- the hutU gene encoding urocanate hydratase, with protein MTSYEYKPVKAPRGTKLTCKSWQTEAPMRMLMNNLDPDVAEDPKNLVVYGGSGRAARSWEAFHNIVSTLKKLEMDETLLIQSGKPVAVFPTHEFAPRVIIANSLLVPAWANWDYFRKLEAMGLIMYGQMTAGSWIYIGTQGILQGTYETFAAAAQKHFKSDLTGRLVVSAGLGGMGGAQPLSVTMNNGVFIGVEVDRSRIERRIKTGYCDVMLENLDSALKMAAEAQKAKKPLSIGLVGNAADIIPELARRNIVPDILTDQTSAHDTLNGYVPNKMSLEEAKRLRKSNPKEYVKRSVAAIVEHVKGMLALQKKGSVTFDYGNNLRQEAKMGGVENAFDYPGFVPAYIRDLFCQGKGPFRWVALSGDPKDIHTTDEVIKKEFKDNHALVHWINMAQQKVKFQGLPARICWLGQGDRAKFGAVINKLVASGKISAPIAIGRDHLDTGSVASPNRETESMKDGSDAIADWPVLNALLNASGGATWVSVHHGGGVGIGYSIHAGMVIVADGTKLAEKKLSLVLNNDPGIGVARHADAGYEIAINTARKHKIKLPSIK; from the coding sequence ATGACATCATATGAATATAAGCCGGTCAAAGCCCCGCGCGGAACAAAACTCACCTGTAAATCATGGCAGACCGAAGCGCCCATGCGCATGCTGATGAATAATCTCGACCCCGATGTTGCCGAAGACCCGAAAAACCTGGTCGTCTACGGCGGTTCGGGCCGCGCCGCCCGCAGTTGGGAAGCTTTTCACAATATTGTCAGCACCCTTAAGAAGCTGGAAATGGATGAGACTCTGCTGATTCAATCCGGAAAGCCGGTGGCGGTTTTTCCGACCCATGAATTCGCTCCCAGGGTGATTATTGCCAACAGCCTTCTTGTGCCTGCCTGGGCGAATTGGGATTATTTCCGTAAACTCGAAGCGATGGGATTAATAATGTATGGGCAGATGACCGCCGGCAGTTGGATTTATATTGGCACACAGGGAATCCTTCAGGGAACTTACGAAACCTTTGCCGCGGCCGCACAGAAGCATTTTAAGAGTGATTTAACCGGCAGGCTTGTGGTTTCAGCCGGATTAGGCGGAATGGGCGGCGCTCAGCCATTGTCCGTAACCATGAATAACGGTGTTTTTATCGGAGTGGAAGTTGACCGAAGCAGGATTGAGCGCCGCATTAAAACAGGGTATTGCGATGTCATGCTGGAAAACCTTGACAGCGCTTTGAAGATGGCTGCCGAAGCGCAAAAAGCCAAAAAGCCGCTTTCCATAGGATTGGTCGGGAATGCCGCCGATATTATTCCAGAACTCGCCCGTCGCAATATCGTTCCGGATATCCTGACAGACCAGACCAGCGCGCATGATACGCTTAACGGGTATGTTCCGAATAAGATGTCGTTGGAAGAAGCAAAGCGATTAAGGAAATCAAACCCAAAAGAATATGTAAAGCGTTCTGTCGCGGCGATAGTCGAGCATGTCAAAGGGATGCTGGCATTGCAGAAAAAAGGAAGCGTAACATTTGATTACGGCAATAACCTGCGCCAGGAGGCAAAGATGGGCGGAGTGGAAAACGCCTTTGATTATCCCGGATTTGTTCCGGCATATATCAGGGATTTATTCTGCCAGGGAAAAGGCCCTTTCAGGTGGGTGGCGCTTTCCGGTGACCCGAAAGATATTCATACCACGGACGAAGTGATCAAGAAAGAATTTAAGGATAACCATGCCCTTGTTCATTGGATAAATATGGCGCAGCAAAAAGTCAAGTTCCAGGGGTTGCCTGCCCGCATATGCTGGCTTGGGCAGGGTGACCGGGCCAAATTCGGCGCCGTTATTAACAAGCTGGTTGCCAGCGGTAAAATATCCGCCCCGATAGCCATCGGACGCGACCATCTTGATACCGGTTCGGTTGCTTCGCCTAACCGCGAGACCGAAAGCATGAAAGATGGTAGCGATGCCATTGCCGATTGGCCGGTATTAAACGCGCTTCTTAACGCCTCAGGCGGGGCGACTTGGGTTTCCGTCCATCACGGCGGGGGAGTGGGCATCGGTTATTCTATCCATGCCGGCATGGTCATTGTAGCAGACGGGACTAAGCTGGCTGAAAAGAAACTATCATTGGTTTTGAACAACGACCCGGGAATCGGGGTTGCCCGCCATGCTGATGCCGGATATGAAATTGCAATTAATACCGCCAGGAAACACAAAATAAAACTCCCTTCGATAAAATAG
- the rpoC gene encoding DNA-directed RNA polymerase subunit beta', whose amino-acid sequence MDVNYDKINEFTTATIRLASPEEIKTWSYGEIKKPETINYRTYRPERDGLFCERIFGPEKDWECFCGKYKGIKYKGVICDRCGVEITESRVRRKRMGHIKLATPVAHIWFFKIMPSPMGTLLDMKTSELERVIYYQDFVVTTIKTKNCPLKVGQLLTEDQVNEYKERFPDGFTVDIGAKAIKALLHNMDLNEVKNELEKQLKKTSSWQKSNEITKRLKLVEMFLSSNNKPDWMVLEVIPVIPPDLRPLVQLESGNFATSDLNDLYRRLINRNNRLKRLMELNAPEVIIRNEKRMLQQSVDALFDNERSRRQVLDSNGRPLKSLTDMIKGKQGRFRGNLLGKRVDYSARSVIVVGPELKLNQCGLPKRIALELYQPFIIRRLKELGVADTIKSAKKMVEQRADEIWDVLEQVIKNHPVMLNRAPTLHRMGIQAFDPVLVEGNSIRLHPLVCGGFNADFDGDQMAVHLPLSVEAILETQLLIHSTQNIFSPAHGNPIITPTQDIIMGVHYLTTERHEEPGEGKVFGSPDEVSLAYDRNIISLHALIEVKLPGNKEVVTKSGTTQSKFGRYRTTLGRIIFNSVLPKEMPFYNYSLDKKGVSQIVNRCHKKLGKMETLKILDGIKELGFHYATIGGLSICKDDLKVPEEKGKIIQDAEKTIDKIEQNYRNGIITTGERYNQIIDCWTFARERVADAMIKGLKDDTRFGKKYFNPLYLMVFSGARGSIDQVRQLAGMRGLMAKPSGEIIETPIKSNFREGLSVLEYFSSTHGARKGLADTALKTANAGYLTRKLVDVSQNVVVTMKDCGTLKGVPKSVIYKGEKIEVPLSQSIMGRVSRHNIVDVITDEVVVEENELITEHIVARIEELGLPKIQVRSPLVCEAPLGMCAKCYGMDLSTGKLVEEGLAVGIVAAQSIGEPGTQLTMRTFHIGGTASRTIEESQIISKNEGNVRFNNVKIATNLKNEMVVVNRNGEIILVDNKERELERYIIPPGAVLNVKENQKIKAQMVLANWDPHNVPIIAEKGGSVRYEDVVKNVTMKEEVDVKSNVKSKVIIEHKGELHPQIIIEDEKGNILGVYAIPEKAHLEVDEGEKIETGTLLAKTPRGLGGTQDITGGLPRITELFEARRPKEPAIVAEIDGLIELGQRKGGKRTIVVKDPETAMEKEHLVPPGKHLIVHSGDRVRAGDPLVEGPRVLQDILRINGLEALQEYMLREVQNVYRSQNVTINDKHIELIVAQMLRKVRISTGGDTEFITGEIVDKFKFAEENQAGIKKSKKPASAKPLLLGITKASLQSDSFIAAASFQETTRVLTEAALGGRKDLLRGLKENVILGHIVPCGTGFRKNLDIELQKSDSESILNIDSDKKAV is encoded by the coding sequence ATGGACGTTAATTATGATAAAATCAACGAGTTTACCACGGCAACAATCAGGCTGGCTTCCCCTGAAGAAATAAAAACATGGTCTTATGGGGAAATAAAAAAGCCTGAAACCATTAACTATCGGACTTATCGTCCGGAACGTGATGGGCTTTTCTGCGAACGTATTTTCGGGCCGGAAAAGGATTGGGAATGCTTTTGCGGCAAATATAAAGGCATCAAATACAAAGGCGTCATCTGCGACCGTTGCGGAGTCGAAATAACCGAATCTCGCGTGCGCCGCAAAAGGATGGGGCATATTAAATTAGCCACGCCGGTTGCCCATATCTGGTTTTTCAAAATTATGCCCTCCCCCATGGGAACCCTTCTGGATATGAAAACATCCGAATTGGAAAGAGTGATTTATTACCAGGATTTCGTGGTAACAACCATTAAAACCAAAAACTGCCCCTTAAAAGTGGGGCAATTGCTGACTGAAGACCAGGTTAATGAATATAAAGAACGGTTCCCGGACGGCTTTACGGTTGATATAGGAGCCAAAGCCATAAAAGCATTATTGCATAATATGGATCTAAATGAAGTCAAAAATGAGTTGGAAAAACAGCTTAAGAAAACATCTTCCTGGCAGAAATCCAATGAAATTACGAAGCGCCTCAAATTGGTTGAAATGTTTTTATCTTCCAATAATAAACCGGATTGGATGGTTCTGGAAGTAATTCCGGTAATTCCTCCGGATTTACGGCCTTTAGTCCAGCTGGAAAGCGGTAACTTTGCCACTTCAGACCTGAACGACCTTTACCGCAGGCTGATTAACCGAAACAACCGCCTGAAAAGGCTTATGGAACTGAATGCCCCGGAAGTTATTATCCGCAACGAAAAAAGAATGCTCCAGCAATCGGTTGACGCGCTTTTTGACAATGAGCGCAGCCGCCGACAGGTCCTAGACAGCAACGGACGCCCCTTAAAATCACTTACCGATATGATTAAAGGCAAACAGGGCCGTTTCCGCGGAAATCTGCTCGGCAAACGCGTGGATTATTCCGCACGCTCTGTCATCGTGGTCGGGCCGGAATTAAAGCTGAACCAATGCGGTCTTCCCAAAAGAATCGCCTTGGAATTATACCAACCGTTTATCATCAGGCGCTTAAAAGAACTGGGCGTAGCCGATACAATCAAGAGCGCTAAAAAGATGGTTGAACAGCGCGCCGATGAAATATGGGATGTTTTGGAACAGGTCATAAAAAACCATCCTGTAATGCTCAACCGCGCACCAACCCTCCACAGGATGGGAATCCAGGCGTTTGATCCGGTCCTGGTTGAAGGAAATTCCATCAGGCTCCATCCGCTCGTTTGCGGCGGATTTAACGCTGACTTTGACGGCGACCAAATGGCCGTGCATCTTCCGCTTTCTGTTGAGGCGATTTTAGAAACGCAACTGTTGATTCATTCAACACAGAATATTTTCTCCCCTGCCCACGGCAACCCCATCATTACCCCGACACAGGATATAATCATGGGCGTTCACTACTTGACCACGGAACGCCATGAAGAACCGGGGGAAGGAAAAGTTTTCGGCTCGCCGGACGAAGTCTCGCTGGCTTATGACAGGAATATTATAAGCTTGCACGCATTGATCGAAGTCAAGCTTCCGGGGAATAAAGAAGTGGTAACAAAATCAGGAACGACCCAGTCAAAATTCGGCAGGTACCGAACAACCCTTGGCAGAATTATTTTCAATAGCGTGCTGCCGAAAGAAATGCCTTTCTATAATTATTCGCTTGATAAAAAAGGCGTCAGCCAGATTGTTAACAGATGCCACAAAAAACTAGGCAAGATGGAAACGCTCAAAATACTGGACGGCATAAAGGAATTAGGTTTCCATTATGCCACTATCGGCGGATTATCCATATGCAAAGATGACCTGAAAGTACCGGAGGAAAAAGGAAAGATTATCCAGGACGCGGAAAAAACCATCGATAAAATCGAGCAGAACTACCGCAACGGTATTATCACAACCGGCGAACGTTATAACCAGATAATCGACTGTTGGACATTCGCCAGGGAAAGAGTTGCGGATGCCATGATAAAGGGCTTAAAAGATGACACGCGTTTCGGCAAGAAATACTTCAACCCGCTTTATCTCATGGTGTTCTCCGGGGCAAGGGGAAGCATTGACCAGGTGCGTCAATTGGCCGGTATGCGCGGTTTGATGGCAAAACCATCAGGTGAAATCATAGAAACCCCTATTAAATCAAACTTTCGTGAAGGATTAAGCGTTCTTGAATATTTCAGCTCTACCCACGGCGCACGAAAAGGTTTGGCTGATACAGCCCTTAAAACGGCTAATGCGGGATACCTCACCAGGAAACTCGTTGATGTGTCTCAAAATGTAGTCGTCACAATGAAAGACTGCGGAACGCTTAAAGGGGTTCCCAAAAGCGTCATTTATAAAGGCGAAAAAATAGAGGTGCCCTTAAGCCAAAGCATCATGGGACGAGTCTCAAGGCATAACATTGTTGATGTTATCACGGACGAAGTGGTTGTGGAGGAAAATGAACTTATCACCGAGCACATTGTGGCGCGTATTGAAGAATTGGGGCTGCCTAAAATACAAGTCCGCTCCCCGCTTGTCTGCGAAGCTCCGCTTGGCATGTGCGCCAAGTGTTACGGAATGGACCTTTCCACTGGCAAATTAGTGGAAGAAGGGCTGGCCGTCGGAATCGTAGCGGCGCAATCGATCGGTGAACCGGGTACGCAATTAACCATGAGAACCTTCCATATCGGCGGAACGGCTTCGCGAACGATTGAAGAATCCCAGATTATTTCCAAAAATGAAGGGAACGTAAGATTCAACAACGTCAAAATAGCGACTAACCTGAAAAACGAAATGGTCGTCGTAAACAGGAACGGAGAAATAATCCTTGTGGATAACAAAGAGCGCGAGCTTGAAAGATATATTATCCCGCCCGGTGCGGTTTTGAATGTAAAAGAAAACCAGAAAATAAAAGCACAGATGGTGCTCGCAAACTGGGACCCGCACAATGTCCCGATTATCGCGGAAAAAGGCGGCTCGGTGCGGTATGAAGATGTCGTCAAAAACGTCACTATGAAAGAGGAAGTTGACGTAAAAAGTAATGTCAAAAGCAAGGTTATTATCGAGCACAAAGGGGAATTACACCCGCAGATAATCATTGAGGACGAAAAAGGAAACATTCTGGGAGTTTACGCCATCCCGGAAAAAGCCCATCTGGAAGTGGATGAAGGCGAGAAAATAGAAACCGGCACTTTGCTGGCAAAAACACCCAGAGGATTGGGCGGCACACAGGATATCACAGGAGGCCTTCCTCGCATTACAGAACTCTTTGAAGCACGCCGCCCCAAAGAACCGGCCATTGTGGCTGAAATAGACGGGCTGATCGAACTCGGACAGAGGAAAGGCGGAAAAAGGACAATCGTCGTCAAGGACCCGGAAACCGCAATGGAAAAAGAACACCTTGTTCCGCCCGGCAAACACCTGATAGTCCACAGCGGCGACCGCGTCCGCGCAGGAGACCCGCTGGTTGAAGGGCCGAGAGTCTTGCAGGACATCTTAAGAATTAACGGGCTTGAAGCTTTGCAGGAATATATGCTCCGGGAAGTCCAGAACGTATACCGTTCACAGAACGTTACAATAAACGACAAGCACATTGAACTGATTGTCGCCCAGATGCTCCGCAAAGTCCGCATTTCAACCGGAGGAGATACTGAATTTATCACCGGAGAGATAGTGGATAAATTCAAGTTTGCGGAAGAAAACCAGGCGGGAATCAAGAAGAGCAAAAAACCGGCGTCAGCCAAGCCGCTGCTTTTGGGCATAACCAAAGCCAGTTTGCAATCAGACAGCTTCATCGCGGCCGCATCGTTCCAGGAAACGACGCGTGTCCTGACCGAAGCGGCTTTGGGCGGCAGGAAAGATTTATTGCGCGGTTTGAAGGAAAACGTCATACTGGGACATATTGTTCCCTGCGGAACCGGATTCAGGAAAAATCTGGATATTGAACTACAGAAATCCGATTCAGAATCCATCTTAAACATTGATTCTGATAAAAAAGCAGTTTAA
- the rplL gene encoding 50S ribosomal protein L7/L12 — protein MPGVNEIIESTKGLKDEEKSQLLLEVISNSSVLWLNNFVKTFEEKFGVTAAMPAMAMGGAAAGAAPAAEKAEEKTTFDLILKEAGANKIQVIKVVRTVTSLGLKESKDLVDGAPKPVKTGIPKEEAEKIKKEFEAAGAKVEIK, from the coding sequence ATGCCAGGAGTTAATGAGATAATCGAATCCACAAAAGGGTTAAAAGACGAGGAAAAAAGCCAGCTGTTATTGGAAGTAATAAGCAATTCCAGCGTATTATGGCTGAATAATTTTGTTAAGACATTCGAAGAGAAATTCGGCGTGACGGCCGCAATGCCCGCAATGGCAATGGGCGGCGCAGCCGCCGGAGCAGCCCCAGCCGCCGAAAAAGCCGAAGAAAAAACGACCTTCGACCTGATTCTCAAGGAAGCCGGCGCCAATAAAATCCAGGTCATCAAAGTAGTCCGGACCGTAACCAGCCTCGGATTAAAGGAATCAAAAGATTTAGTCGACGGCGCGCCGAAGCCGGTTAAAACAGGCATACCTAAAGAAGAAGCAGAAAAGATAAAGAAAGAATTCGAAGCGGCCGGTGCAAAAGTAGAAATTAAATAG